The DNA sequence GCCTCGTCCGGAGTCAAACCCGACCCGGAACCCGAAACCAGCTCCGGAATCGGCCGCAGAGTCCCGCCCCGGAGAACCGTCTCGACCGCGGCCTGACACACCTGCCAGTTCCCGGTCCAGAGCAGCCCAACCGCGCCGTTGACCGGGTTGACCGTACGGCCACAAGCCTCGAATAGCAGGGATTGAAACAGAACTGAAACAtttccaaatcaaatcaaaagcagATGTGTTAGAGACCATGAAAAGGGGGAAATGGGTCGGAGTTTGTATTTGTTTAGGAGTACGAACCGGGTCGCTGGGGTTCAGGGACGGCGGAGATGAAGGACATGAGGCCGGCACGGCCGAAGAACTTGGCGACGAAAACAGTAGCGTGGCCCTGGGCTTCGGGCGTTTCGATCCACTGCAGACAAGGACGTAAGATGCAGGACTCGCTGCAGCCCTTGCGCAGAACTCGGCAGCCGTTGCAGCTCATGATGATGGTGACCTAGAAAGTGATATCAAAACTTACGGGGTAGTCGAAACCGGGGAACCGAATTAcatgaaaaaagagagaagagagttGGGAGTGGGATTTCTTTAGGCCCAAGAAAGAGAAGGAGTCAAGGGAGAGGTTtgagatggagagagagctgAGAAAGCTAAGGTGCCAAAGATGAGGAGGAAGGTGGTATATAAATGGAAACAAAGATAAGGAGGAAGGTGGGTTTCGGGTTTTTATTTAACTAGAGGAGAGAGGAGGAGTGGGGTTGAGTTGGGAATGGAGAATGGAGAATGGAGAATGAGGTGGGTTTTGGATTGATTGTTGGAGATGAGGAGATTCCAAGGAGTTAGGGCGAGGAGCGGCTCCGTGTTTCCGCGCAGGATGTTCCTCCACCGTTGGATTGTGGATATATTGAATATTTGATGTGGGCTTTCCTTTTCAtctttacatttttcttttgcttttttgctATCCTCAAGTACCTCAACTTGTGAGGGGGGGTTGCGTCACACCCACTAATCAATCAAACAATTGTGGTTAGATTAGATGCTTTGTTTTACCTAAAGCTCTTAATATAATCATAACCGATCAGAATGATCACTCATTCACATCTAATGAATTCAGATAAAAAAAGTTGGTGAAGAAAGTTTTATCTCGAAAGtaaattcttaattttttaaCGGGGTGAATTTAGATGAAAAATAAAAGCATTGGTATTATTCGAAAGTAAATAAAGTTATCACATAGTGATACCTAGCATCCTCTCTGCAAGGATTTATCGTTGACGGCTACGTCTTTGACAATTCTCACAATTCTCTGTGGCGGATTCCATCTCCACCTTGGTTGCAGCCTTCGCCTTGTCTAATGAGGTGCATATCGATCTTGGGGCAGCCGGTGCGGCAGCTCTGCAGGATAACCACCACTATATGGTGGGGAAACTTCTCACTCGAAACCCTAATGTCGCTAGTTTGGTTGGTTCCATCACTACCATCTGGAGGATGCGACAAAGGCTCTCAGTGCATGCTGTGGGGGAGAGATTCGTGTTCCAATTTGATCGTGAATCAGATCGGAACAAATATCTCAATGGAAATCCTTGGTTTTATCGTATCACCATGCTCGTTGTTGCGTCATACGACGGTGTGTCGGCCATCCACTCTGTTCCTCTTCATTCCACGGAGATCTGGATGGCAGTAAGAGGTTTGCCCCCGAAGCTATGCAACAAACTGGCCTTGTCCATGTTTGGATCCTCTACCGGGAATGGAGAGGTTTGACCAGGTGGCTCTCCGTCGCAAGGATGAAGAACAGCGCATCCGACTAGTGATTGATACAAGGCGTCGCCTTCGGTTCTACAGTAAGTTTTCTTTCTCCTACTGTGGTGGTTGACTTACCCTTTGTTTATGAAAGGGTGAAAGGACTATGCCAAAGTTGTGGGTTGTTCATCCATGATGTGGAGGATGCGATCTTCTCTTTGTTAGAGCAAGAAGATATGCCAGTAAGGGCTCCGGTTGGTGAGATGGCAGGGCTGTCACTTGTAACAACAGTGGAAGACCCTTGCCCTGATTCTGTAGCTAGGGTTTCCGACATTCCTAGGGCTCCTAGCAACCCTAGAATCCCAAGTGACCTAGGGTTTATGTCCCAAGCTACATCAGCACAAGCCCTCAAGCATAGGAACCAAGCTGTTTTCTTCTGCCATCTGAATTCTGGCTTTCAGGCTTCGGGCCTGCTGAAGAACGGATCTATGTTGATCCCAGTATCGGCGACTCATGCAGTTGGGGAGCTTAGTGACCACAAAAGGAACACAGAGGTTACCCTGTTGAAACTGAGAAAACATCTCCTGCCCCTTCATGCACCCGAGTTTTTGGTGAATGAAGACATTGAACTGTTATTAGCCCAAGAGCAAGGTCGTTTGTTGATCTCTCCTAAGAAGACTAAGCTTGGTTGCCCTAAATGGTCTAAGAACAAACACAAAGCTGCAAAGAAAGAGGAGGCCGTGGCAAAGCTTCATTCTAAGGTGAAAGGTTGGAAAAGATTCCTTAGAATGCTTAAGGAAGATGCTAAGGGAGAAGCTCGCCAATTGGAGGTTCCAATGGGAGTACTAATTTGATGGTTTTGAATAATGGGTTTGCTAAAAAGGATGACATGGTGGCAATGGAAGATTTGAGTGATCTTCCTAACCCAAATGTGAAGGCTCCTGCTTCTGTTTTGGTTGAGGATGTGACTACCTCTTCTGAGGACACGTCCAATGATTTAATTTATGCTTGAGTGAGAAAGGTCGACGAGAGATGGACTACTTCTTGGTTACTTTATTCTTTCTTGGGGTAGTTTTATTCTCTTGTTTTTGCGTTtaatcctaaaaggtgggtgtgctaGGTGTGTGTGTAGTTGTATGCTCGTTTAGGGGTGTACTTTGATATGTACTCTGTGTGATGACTTATTCTGACTACCTTTACGGGCAAATCttattgtactgcttgctgaattgcaTAATGGATAAgattttcaactcaaaaaaaaaaaaaaatgttatcaCATAGTGATGTCTTACCACACTCTGTCAATCTTTATCGTAAACTTAAGTTGATTAGATAACACATGCAAAACACTGTCGTACTCCTTACATCAATGGCCTGCGTGGTAATAATTCACTTATCTAAATCTGTAGTAATTAACCTTGACGAAGATATACTGCGCCATTTTATTTGAGCAGACCTCATATCATAACTGATTGCAGCTATATTATAATTTTcgcttatttaaaaaaaaataaaaaaaactcagaTGACCATTCAGGTACATCCGATCTGATAAAAAATTCtcaaactctagattactttTAGAAATTCAATGTGTAACTTCACCATTCAAATTATATTCCAGGAATACAGATAACTTGTACTAACACATTATTTAATGAGTACATTTGATAATTAAAAATCTGGATTCCGTCCAATATATGTCATTCATTAAATAGAAAAATTTTGGTATTAATATTACTATTAATTGTCCATGACTATATTGTATTTGTATGGTATGGCGTGCACATGTAGGGCAAATATTCACATCATGATTAGTTAATTAGGGTTCATAAACTATAGTACAGATAGTATTTGCTAGTGGTGAAAGGTTGAAAGGATATGATACTTTAAGCCCTCTTAATCATTGAGCCAGGGCTCTTCTTCTTGGTGCGAGATCGGGAAACACAAGCCATTGGCATTTCTAGCCAAGTAGGAGCAGAAGGAGCTTTGAAATTAGATAAAAAATTTGTAGATAGATGAATATTATGGGCTGGGATTCTGAGGTGCAATTAAATCTAAGCATGTAAGTGATTGCTtggggtggggtggggtggTATGGGGTTCATGTTGCCTATGTTTTTAATTTATGTATAGGGggattttttaaaattttttataaTACATATTTTGATTATATATGTCATGCTACCAAACATGGAGTAACATGGAGGGGGTGGCATAGGGTTTAGATTCTTTAGAACTTTGGAAAAGCTTGTTAATTCCTCCACATTTTTAAAAGATGTTATTCTCTTTGAGGTTTCAAGTAGTAGCATATAATTCTTGGCAAAAGAAAGTTGTggcatatgtttttttttttttcgtccaTACAAATAATTTAAACCCTAAAGAAGTGGTTCACAATGTATTTCCCCATGATTATGACCATTTTTAAATATGGCCAACCCTTAGTTTCTTAATATTAAGTGGAGTAATTTCTAGTAAGATTCTATAAGTGGGGATTCTtttagagagtttctattgaaaCCTCCAAATTTGTCT is a window from the Rosa chinensis cultivar Old Blush chromosome 2, RchiOBHm-V2, whole genome shotgun sequence genome containing:
- the LOC112188685 gene encoding LOB domain-containing protein 38; amino-acid sequence: MSCNGCRVLRKGCSESCILRPCLQWIETPEAQGHATVFVAKFFGRAGLMSFISAVPEPQRPVLFQSLLFEACGRTVNPVNGAVGLLWTGNWQVCQAAVETVLRGGTLRPIPELVSGSGSGLTPDEASEADGTACTDMWRLRDPTHNSGSSSRFTNSRSKAASCSPTTKRKRPDDESLKVLQHADLDLRLTPTLLAFRPKPKPETRRPGSPSMNSEESVVTTCFESAGFAEQYPNPNGGSEIKLLSLFP